The Rufibacter sp. DG15C region TGGTGTTACCAGCGTTTACCGGTTGTCCCCAATTACCGTCTGCCTGAAGCTCTGAGTAATAGATGTCAGTTTCACCGAACCCGCCGGGCTTGTCAGAAACAAAGTACATGGTCTTACCATCCGGTGACAAGGCCGGGTGACCCACGCTGTATTCACTCACCTTGTTGTAAGGAAAGGCCTTTGGAGCAGACCAGGTGCCGGCAGCACCACTGTCGCTGCGCGTAGCCGAGAAAATCTCCAGGCGGTTCACGTGATCATTGGTCATTGGTTTCTTCACCCAGCTGGTAGGATCCACGTTCACGTTCTTGTTTTTCACCTCTACCATGTGGGTACGGGTGAAATAGATGGTGGAGTTAGAGCTGTCCAACACGGCTGGGCCGTCATGGTACAAAGAGTTCAACGACTCGCTAGCCATGGTAGGCAACTGCCAGGTGCTGTCCTGGTTGCGCTCTGCATAGAACATCTGTAAGTAAGGTCTTCCGGTCCAGCCGTAGGTGCCTGCGTCTACATCCTTGTCGTTGCTTTTAGGGCCACCGCGGTCAGAGGCGAAGATGATACCGTTTTCATACACCGTCGGGCTGAAGTCTGCGTTACCAGAATTGATGGCAGTTTCATTCACCACAATGGCAGATACCGGTTCTTCTAACAGCTTTAAAGCAGCGTCAGAGGCGTTGGCCTTGGCATTGGCTTTGGCGGCCTCGGCGGGCACTTTCATGGCGTAGTTCTGGTACTGGGTCTTGGCCTCAAAGTACTTACCGTTGCTCCGCAGGGCCTCGGCATAGTAATAGATGTTGATGGGGTCTGCCTCTGGCATGGCCACCACTTTGGCGTACCACTCCTCCGCTTCTTTGGTGCGGCCCGTCAGGCGGTAAGAGTCAGCTAGGCGCTGTGCCCCTACTAGGTTTGGCTCTCTAGAGGCAAAGGCTTCTTTATACTCTTCAATAGCAAGGGTGTAATCAAAGTTCTCATAATGCAAGTCAGCTTTGCGGGTAGAATTACAGCCACCCACCACTAAACCGCCTGCCAGAAGAAGAGCCAGTGATAAAGATTTGTATTTATTGATCATAGTCAATTCAAATTTTAAATTAGAAATAACGTGGCGTTACCATCTTGGTAGGCTGCATGCGCAGGAACGTGTATCCAACAGATATTTCATGGGTAGAGAGGTCATTCAAATTACTGTGCAGGGTGTAGTCATAAGCATAGCCTAACCGCAGACGTTGGGTTAAGTAAATGTCTGTCATGGCTACAATGGCGTCTCTGTGGTTCAGGCCTTTTGCCTCAAAGTCGTTTTTGAAGATGTTGATGCCCGTGCGGTAAGAAGTACCCAACCAAATGCGCTCCTTGAACAAGAAGAAGAAGTTGAAGTCCACGTTAGACGGTCCATCAAAGTTGTCCTTGAGCATGAAGCTCGGCTTGAACTTAATGTTGTCGCCTAGGTCAGCCACATACCCAGCCGTGAAGAAGTAATGTCTCTCTGGGTCATAGTTGATGTCTTTATCAATTCCTAAAAGGTCTGTCACAGACACCCCAGCATAGAAGCGCTCTGTATGGTAGAAAATACCCAGGTTCAAATCTGGGCTGAAGGTGGTTTCCTTCTGGTTGATCAAAGTAGGGTCACCGTCTACGTTGTACTTGTTGGCATCAACTGCGTAATGTGACACCCCGGCACCTAAACCTACACTAATCACGCCGTCTGCGCTCACAGGCAGTTTGACAGAAGCATCTACGATGAAGTTCTTGCGATTCTGTGCAAAGATTTCATCACGGGTGGCATGGAATCCCAAGCCAATGCGCTTGTTTTTAGTCAGGCCATCAATACTGAAGGACTGGGTGTTGGGAGCGCCTTCCAAGCCTGCCCACTGTTGCCGGTGGAAAGCATTCAAGGTAAGGTTTTCTTTAGCACCTGCGTACGCTGGATTGATTACCAGCTGGTTAAAAATGTATTGTGAGTACTGGGGACGGTGCTGGGCCCACAGGTTTCCTGTGGCCAGCATCGTCATGATCAGTATTAGAATTCGTTTCATATCTCTTTTTGAAATTAGGATTATGTCTAGTGCTAGGCTTAGCGAACTACCTGTACTGGTCCTCTGTACACTTGCTCGTCGCCGTTACAGCCTCTCACACGCAGTACATAGAAGTAAGTAGCTTCCTCTAGACCAGCGGCTTGCCAAGTATTGTTATAACCACGGGTCTTGAACACCTCATTGCCCCAACGGTTGTAGATAGCCAAGTCATTGTCTGGGAATTTCTCCAAGTTGCGGATCACCCAGAAGTCATTCACGCCGTCTCC contains the following coding sequences:
- a CDS encoding OmpA family protein; its protein translation is MINKYKSLSLALLLAGGLVVGGCNSTRKADLHYENFDYTLAIEEYKEAFASREPNLVGAQRLADSYRLTGRTKEAEEWYAKVVAMPEADPINIYYYAEALRSNGKYFEAKTQYQNYAMKVPAEAAKANAKANASDAALKLLEEPVSAIVVNETAINSGNADFSPTVYENGIIFASDRGGPKSNDKDVDAGTYGWTGRPYLQMFYAERNQDSTWQLPTMASESLNSLYHDGPAVLDSSNSTIYFTRTHMVEVKNKNVNVDPTSWVKKPMTNDHVNRLEIFSATRSDSGAAGTWSAPKAFPYNKVSEYSVGHPALSPDGKTMYFVSDKPGGFGETDIYYSELQADGNWGQPVNAGNTINTVGKEMFPSFDRSGYFYFSSDTHPGFGGLDVFRAQGSRASWTKPQNLRNPINSPKDDFGMTFMRNVEKSETVGYLSSNRDSNNGTDDIYSFKMLSNAVLLVTTLERVSLPSKRTTTQPLSDVQLKLAIKGSTDTTAAFTNLNGEYAYGVMKGNVYELAGQKFGYLKQSATVSIDTTSLADTTRVTLIFDKSKANVAIALENIYYDLDKWNIRPDAALELDKLVRILQDNPSIKIELGSHTDAREGLGYNMLLSERRAQSAVEYLVSKGIPRNRLSWKGYGETRLRNGCADGVECTEEQHQMNRRTEFKIK
- a CDS encoding type IX secretion system membrane protein PorP/SprF; its protein translation is MKRILILIMTMLATGNLWAQHRPQYSQYIFNQLVINPAYAGAKENLTLNAFHRQQWAGLEGAPNTQSFSIDGLTKNKRIGLGFHATRDEIFAQNRKNFIVDASVKLPVSADGVISVGLGAGVSHYAVDANKYNVDGDPTLINQKETTFSPDLNLGIFYHTERFYAGVSVTDLLGIDKDINYDPERHYFFTAGYVADLGDNIKFKPSFMLKDNFDGPSNVDFNFFFLFKERIWLGTSYRTGINIFKNDFEAKGLNHRDAIVAMTDIYLTQRLRLGYAYDYTLHSNLNDLSTHEISVGYTFLRMQPTKMVTPRYF